One region of Atribacterota bacterium genomic DNA includes:
- a CDS encoding hydrogenase iron-sulfur subunit — protein sequence MVNENQWEPKIVAFLCHWCSYAGADLAGVSRIQYPPNVRVIRVPCSGAVNPLYILRALREGADGVLVSGCHPGDCHYFSGNYFARRKFFLLKELLNWLGVEEERVQFSWVSASEGQRFAQVVQDVVESVKRIGPSKKMVKEFSSHV from the coding sequence ATGGTAAACGAAAATCAATGGGAACCTAAAATTGTGGCGTTTCTCTGTCACTGGTGTAGTTACGCTGGGGCAGACCTTGCTGGTGTGAGTCGGATTCAGTATCCTCCCAATGTTCGGGTCATCCGTGTGCCGTGTTCAGGTGCCGTAAATCCACTATACATTCTCAGAGCGCTCCGTGAAGGTGCCGATGGGGTGCTGGTTTCAGGATGTCACCCAGGAGATTGCCATTACTTCAGTGGAAACTACTTTGCCCGTCGGAAATTCTTTCTCCTTAAGGAACTCTTGAATTGGCTGGGCGTAGAAGAGGAGCGCGTTCAATTTTCCTGGGTTTCGGCTTCCGAAGGGCAGCGGTTTGCCCAAGTAGTGCAGGATGTGGTGGAAAGTGTGAAGCGGATCGGTCCTTCCAAAAAGATGGTAAAGGAGTTTTCTTCCCATGTATGA